In the Caenorhabditis elegans chromosome X genome, one interval contains:
- the F23A7.1 gene encoding uncharacterized protein (Confirmed by transcript evidence), whose amino-acid sequence MYNITPIVPKLTKYNVVVDMPVSMELSEQKTAPHKSNKLELIVFAGFVVLAVVTFLEIQKII is encoded by the coding sequence ATGTACAACATCACTCCAATTGTCCCAAAACTTACCAAGTACAACGTCGTCGTCGACATGCCTGTCTCCATGGAGCTCTCTGAGCAGAAAACCGCACCTCACAAATCGAACAAACTTGAGCTCATCGTCTTTGCCGGATTTGTTGTGCTTGCCGTCGTTACCTTCCTtgaaatccagaaaattatCTGA
- the F23A7.3 gene encoding Crinkler (CRN) family protein (Confirmed by transcript evidence), giving the protein MVRIICKRKTAEDKPNAFEFKKVNKGLTSPSDGPFVIAHFPKNMIWEIDQETSNEKYIAYFPTIVSSPDTKRLMENDQLKMLYEKLRDHKSGPLKTQIDGTNFVAVEQDAEPHQIESIQLLPNGNLKLYWPVICRDELEEDTNKEFNEMKKDLYETKRELTEVRISLMNLEAEHRTLQTNCNRKDTQLFERHEEIQQLKDHIQWKSKDTEVAAKMVFQMQNKHKEEVEKYTSTISKLKEEVVAKDKEIVENKTANDNMVSALLGLINKQRRVGT; this is encoded by the exons atggtACGAATcatttgcaaaagaaaaacggccGAGGACAAGCCAAACgcatttgaattcaaaaaagtcaacaaaGGTCTAACTTCTCCCAGTGATGGCCCTTTTGTCATAGCACATTTTCCTAAAAACATGATTTGGGAAATTGACCAagag acatcaaACGAAAAGTACATTGCGTATTTCCCAACAATAGTTTCTTCGCCCGATACAAAGCGACTGATGGAAAATGatcagctgaaaatgttgTATGAGAAACTTCGCGATCACAAATCCGGCCCACTGAAAACACag ATCGATGGGACAAATTTTGTGGCAGTTGAACAAGATGCTGAGCCACACCAG ATCGAATCGATTCAATTGCTACCAAATGgcaatctgaaattatattgGCCTGTTATATGTAGAGATGAACTGGAAGAAGACACAAACAAAGAATttaatgaaatgaaaaaagaccTTTACGAGACAAAACGCGAATTAACAGAAGTTCGAATATCACTGATGAATTTGGAAGCGGAACACAGAACACTCCAAACTAACTGTAACAGAAAGGATACCCAACTTTTCGAACGCCACGAGGAAATCCAGCAACTCAAAGACCACATTCAATGGAAGTCAAAAGATACTGAGGTGGCTGCCAAAATGGTTTTCCAGATGCAGAACAAGCATAAGGAGGAAGTTGAAAAGTACACTTCAACGATCTCGAAGTTGAAAGAGGAAGTTGTAGCCAAGGACAAAGAAATTGTTGAGAACAAAACTGCTAATGATAATATGGTATCTGCACTTTTGGGTTTGATAAACAAGCAACGAAGAGTTGGGACCTAG